In Chromobacterium rhizoryzae, one genomic interval encodes:
- the astB gene encoding N-succinylarginine dihydrolase, translating to MNAYEVNFDGLVGPTHNYSGLSFGNVASTSNVSAASNPKLAAKQGLAKMKALHDLGFKQGVLAPHERPDVASLRLLGFGGSDAEVVARAAREAPAILAAACSASCMWTANAATVSPSGDTADGRVHFTPANLNNKFHRSIEHPTTGRLLRAMFADESRFAVHPALPAQMHFGDEGAANHTRFCAEYDGAGVEFFVFGAAAFDARYPKPAKFPARQTLEACQAVARLHGLSAERVVYAQQDPDTIDAGVFHNDVISVGNRQVLFHHEKSFVDQHQVLAELSAKLAAVGGRFVSVEVPAAEVSVEEAVKSYLFNSQLLSKPDGKMIIVVPEECRNQPRVWAYLGKLVAGGGPIDEVKVFDLKQSMQNGGGPACLRLRVALSAEEIAALNPKVLMSDALFATLNGWVDRHYRDRLSSEDLADPQLLIESRTALDELSGILGLGSVYPFQLV from the coding sequence ATGAACGCCTATGAAGTGAATTTCGACGGCCTGGTGGGCCCGACGCACAATTACAGCGGCCTGTCCTTCGGCAATGTGGCGTCCACCAGCAACGTCAGCGCCGCGTCCAATCCCAAGCTGGCCGCCAAGCAGGGCCTGGCCAAGATGAAGGCCTTGCACGATCTGGGCTTCAAGCAGGGCGTGCTGGCCCCGCACGAGCGTCCGGACGTGGCCAGCCTGCGTCTGCTGGGCTTTGGCGGCAGCGACGCCGAGGTGGTGGCGCGCGCCGCCAGGGAAGCGCCGGCCATCCTGGCCGCGGCCTGCTCGGCCTCCTGCATGTGGACCGCCAACGCCGCCACCGTCAGCCCGTCCGGCGACACCGCCGACGGCCGCGTGCATTTCACCCCGGCCAATCTGAACAATAAATTCCACCGTTCGATCGAGCATCCGACCACGGGCCGGCTGCTGCGGGCGATGTTCGCCGACGAGTCCCGCTTCGCCGTGCATCCGGCGCTGCCGGCGCAGATGCATTTCGGCGACGAGGGCGCGGCCAACCACACCCGTTTCTGCGCCGAGTACGACGGCGCGGGGGTGGAGTTCTTCGTGTTCGGCGCGGCGGCTTTCGACGCCCGCTATCCCAAGCCGGCCAAGTTCCCGGCGCGCCAGACCCTGGAAGCCTGCCAGGCGGTGGCGCGCTTGCACGGCCTGAGCGCGGAGCGCGTGGTCTACGCGCAGCAGGACCCGGACACCATAGACGCCGGCGTGTTCCACAACGACGTGATCTCGGTGGGCAACCGCCAGGTGCTGTTCCACCACGAGAAATCCTTTGTCGACCAGCACCAGGTGCTGGCCGAGCTGAGCGCCAAGCTGGCGGCGGTCGGCGGCCGCTTCGTGTCGGTGGAGGTGCCGGCGGCGGAGGTCAGCGTCGAGGAGGCGGTGAAGAGCTATCTGTTCAACAGCCAGCTGCTGTCCAAGCCGGACGGCAAGATGATCATCGTGGTGCCGGAAGAGTGCCGCAATCAGCCGCGCGTCTGGGCCTACCTCGGCAAGCTGGTCGCCGGCGGCGGTCCCATCGACGAGGTCAAGGTGTTCGATCTCAAGCAAAGCATGCAGAACGGCGGCGGCCCCGCCTGCCTGCGGCTGCGCGTGGCGCTGTCGGCGGAGGAGATTGCCGCGCTCAACCCCAAGGTGCTGATGAGCGACGCGCTGTTCGCCACGCTCAACGGCTGGGTGGATCGCCATTATCGCGACCGCCTGAGCAGCGAAGACCTGGCCGATCCGCAGCTGCTGATCGAAAGCCGCACCGCGCTGGACGAGTTGAGCGGCATCCTGGGCCTGGGCTCGGTGTACCCCTTCCAGCTGGTTTGA
- the astD gene encoding succinylglutamate-semialdehyde dehydrogenase: MSSLFINGQWQEGAGAALSKTNPADNSPLWQGRAADAAQVDAAVAAGRAAFKHWARTPLDARVAVAKRFGELLSANKDALARVIAQETGKPLWEAQTEVTTMVNKVDISLKSYHERTGERAAAMGDAQAVLRHKPHGVVAVFGPYNFPGHLPNGHIVPALLAGNAVIFKPSELTPWTAQETVRLWAEAGLPAGVIALLQGARDTGAALAGHAGIDGLFFTGSSATGALLHKNFAGHPDKILALEMGGNNPLIVEGVQDIDAAVHHIVQSAFVSAGQRCTCARRLLLPQGAWGDALLARLVEVAAKLRVGKYDAEPAPFMGAVISSAAAEALLQAQAAMLAAGGKALLEMRRLTPDAALLSPGIIDTTAAARPDEEYFGPLLQVIRYADFDQAIAIANDTRFGLAGGVLSDERALYERYLLESRAGVVNWNKPLTGASSAAPFGGVGASGNHRASAYYAADYCAYPVASLECDSLTVPAQLSPGMVF; this comes from the coding sequence GTGAGCAGCTTATTCATCAACGGTCAGTGGCAGGAAGGCGCCGGCGCGGCGCTGAGCAAAACCAATCCGGCCGACAATAGCCCGCTATGGCAGGGCCGCGCCGCCGACGCCGCCCAGGTGGACGCCGCTGTGGCCGCCGGCCGCGCCGCGTTCAAGCACTGGGCGCGCACGCCGCTGGACGCGCGCGTGGCGGTGGCCAAGCGCTTTGGCGAACTCCTGAGCGCCAATAAGGACGCGCTGGCCCGCGTCATCGCCCAGGAAACCGGCAAGCCCTTGTGGGAAGCGCAGACCGAAGTGACCACCATGGTCAACAAGGTGGACATCTCGCTGAAGTCCTACCACGAGCGCACCGGCGAACGCGCCGCCGCCATGGGCGACGCCCAGGCGGTGCTGCGCCACAAGCCGCACGGCGTGGTGGCGGTGTTCGGCCCTTATAACTTCCCCGGCCACCTGCCCAACGGCCACATCGTGCCGGCGCTCTTGGCCGGCAACGCGGTGATCTTCAAGCCGTCCGAACTGACGCCGTGGACGGCGCAGGAAACGGTGCGCTTGTGGGCCGAAGCCGGCCTGCCGGCCGGCGTGATCGCGCTGCTGCAAGGCGCGCGCGACACCGGCGCGGCCTTGGCCGGCCACGCCGGCATCGACGGCCTGTTCTTCACCGGCAGTTCCGCCACCGGCGCGCTGCTGCACAAGAACTTCGCCGGCCATCCGGACAAGATCCTGGCCTTGGAAATGGGCGGCAACAATCCGCTGATCGTGGAGGGTGTCCAGGACATCGACGCCGCTGTCCACCACATCGTCCAGTCCGCCTTCGTCTCCGCCGGCCAGCGCTGCACTTGTGCGCGCCGGCTGCTGCTGCCGCAAGGCGCCTGGGGCGACGCGCTGCTGGCGCGGCTGGTGGAGGTGGCGGCCAAGCTGCGCGTCGGCAAATACGACGCCGAACCGGCGCCCTTCATGGGCGCGGTGATCTCCAGCGCCGCCGCCGAGGCGCTGCTGCAAGCCCAGGCCGCGATGCTGGCGGCCGGCGGCAAGGCGCTGCTGGAGATGCGCCGCTTGACGCCGGACGCGGCGCTGCTGAGCCCGGGCATCATCGACACCACCGCCGCCGCGCGTCCGGACGAGGAATACTTCGGCCCGCTGCTGCAAGTGATACGCTACGCCGATTTCGATCAGGCCATCGCCATCGCCAACGACACCCGCTTCGGCCTGGCCGGCGGCGTGCTGTCCGACGAGCGCGCGCTGTACGAACGCTATCTGCTGGAAAGCCGCGCCGGCGTGGTGAACTGGAACAAGCCCTTGACCGGCGCGTCCAGCGCCGCGCCCTTCGGCGGCGTCGGCGCCTCCGGCAACCATCGCGCCAGCGCCTATTACGCCGCCGACTACTGCGCCTACCCGGTGGCCTCGCTGGAATGCGACAGCCTGACCGTGCCGGCGCAGCTGTCTCCCGGCATGGTGTTTTAA
- a CDS encoding alpha/beta hydrolase has protein sequence MKTEDFVFSAGEHWLAATRVQPDAGAASSVLTLHGLGQTANRHTIRYVLDHLAGHGLGSVCFEFSGNGDSSGALEEACLRRRYEETLAAAEHLDKREPLTLIGTSMGGHLAAWVAPVLKPACLVLFCPASYPADAAESRFDGGLARPGPYPDSPAYAGLREFSGDLLIIGAGKDAVVPAETLDGYLAAAMNARSKHIVWLDDCEHFIHRWLPHQDALRPQVLTTIRDTILRARARQ, from the coding sequence ATGAAAACCGAAGACTTCGTCTTTAGCGCCGGCGAGCACTGGCTGGCCGCCACCCGCGTGCAGCCGGACGCCGGCGCGGCAAGCAGCGTCCTCACCCTGCACGGGCTGGGCCAGACCGCGAACCGGCACACCATACGCTATGTGCTGGACCACCTGGCCGGGCACGGCCTGGGCTCGGTGTGCTTCGAATTCTCCGGCAACGGCGACAGCAGCGGGGCGCTGGAAGAGGCCTGCCTGCGGCGTCGTTACGAGGAAACGCTGGCCGCCGCGGAACACCTGGACAAGCGCGAGCCGCTGACCCTGATCGGCACCAGCATGGGCGGCCATCTCGCCGCCTGGGTCGCGCCGGTGTTGAAGCCCGCCTGCCTGGTGCTGTTCTGCCCTGCAAGCTATCCGGCCGACGCCGCCGAATCCCGTTTCGACGGCGGCCTGGCCCGTCCCGGCCCCTATCCGGACTCCCCGGCCTATGCCGGCCTGCGCGAATTCAGCGGCGACTTGCTGATCATCGGCGCCGGCAAGGACGCGGTGGTGCCGGCCGAGACGCTGGACGGTTATCTGGCCGCGGCCATGAACGCCCGCAGCAAGCATATTGTCTGGCTGGACGACTGCGAGCATTTCATCCATCGCTGGCTGCCGCATCAGGACGCTTTGCGGCCGCAAGTGCTGACGACGATAAGGGACACCATTCTGCGGGCGCGCGCCCGCCAATAA
- a CDS encoding NAD(P)/FAD-dependent oxidoreductase: MTAPRIVVVGGGILGCTIAARLLEREPRVRLTLVDRGLVGAGASMYSAGVHFPVGRSERVRQLSAASADYYQTLRARHPQLPMHGFDFFVAAGAADADEIRARCAGLLPLSAEEQSRVAPDLPAGRELWRMPDCHVTDVQGLALWHAQRLRGRAEVLEGVGVEALDESADGARLSLSSGRELAADAVVLAPGPWVNEGCWSGLTAGLGVRVKKVVALHLQRPAEEGAALFFPAEDAFLAPLPHRGHWLFSYTCQQWDVSPEQCRQAGVEAREIAEAREALRGVAPALAPLLSSGRVFCDAYSPSREPLAQYLGRHRRVLFVGACNGSGYRLAPGVAAEAVALLNHTLTKG, encoded by the coding sequence ATGACGGCGCCCCGCATCGTCGTCGTCGGCGGCGGCATCCTCGGCTGCACGATAGCCGCGCGCCTGCTGGAGCGCGAGCCGCGGGTCCGGCTCACCCTGGTGGACCGCGGCCTGGTCGGCGCGGGAGCGTCGATGTATTCCGCCGGCGTCCATTTCCCGGTGGGACGCTCCGAGCGCGTGCGCCAACTGAGCGCGGCCAGCGCGGATTACTACCAGACCTTGCGCGCCCGCCATCCGCAGCTGCCCATGCACGGTTTCGACTTTTTCGTCGCGGCCGGCGCGGCCGACGCCGATGAGATCCGCGCCCGCTGCGCCGGCCTGCTGCCCTTGTCGGCGGAGGAACAGTCGCGCGTCGCGCCGGATCTGCCGGCCGGCCGCGAGCTGTGGCGGATGCCGGATTGCCATGTGACGGATGTGCAGGGGCTGGCCTTATGGCACGCGCAGCGTCTGCGCGGCCGCGCCGAGGTGTTGGAAGGCGTGGGGGTCGAGGCGCTGGACGAGAGCGCCGACGGCGCTCGCCTGAGCTTGTCCAGCGGCCGGGAGCTGGCCGCCGACGCCGTGGTGCTGGCCCCTGGGCCATGGGTCAACGAGGGCTGCTGGAGCGGGCTGACCGCCGGGCTGGGGGTGCGCGTCAAGAAGGTGGTGGCCCTGCATCTTCAGCGGCCGGCGGAGGAGGGGGCCGCACTGTTCTTCCCCGCCGAGGACGCTTTTCTGGCGCCGCTGCCGCACCGCGGGCATTGGCTGTTCAGCTACACCTGCCAGCAATGGGACGTGTCGCCGGAACAGTGCCGGCAGGCCGGGGTGGAGGCTCGCGAGATCGCCGAGGCGCGCGAGGCGCTGCGGGGCGTCGCGCCGGCGCTGGCGCCGCTGCTGAGCTCGGGCCGGGTGTTCTGCGACGCCTACAGCCCAAGCCGCGAGCCGCTGGCGCAATACCTCGGCCGCCATCGACGCGTTCTGTTTGTCGGAGCGTGCAACGGCTCCGGTTACCGGCTGGCACCCGGCGTCGCCGCGGAAGCCGTCGCCCTGCTCAATCACACTCTCACCAAGGGATAG
- a CDS encoding lysine N(6)-hydroxylase/L-ornithine N(5)-oxygenase family protein — protein MKYHCIGIGSGPSNLSVASLLHGQHDIKSIFFEQKAAFTWHDGMMIPGAGLQVSLFKDLVTLADPTNRFSFVSYLHQHGRLLQFLNARFDQVSRLEFRDYLKWAAESNGNICFGERVLEVDFDGGAFVVQTTKRRVQGDNVVVGVGIVPEVPDFARSCLDDSTHFHVNEFAAKAGVAAGKRVLVIGGGQSGAEVVLDLLRRGGGQAPAALSWLSRRENYFPLDDSPFTNDLYTPTHSNYFYEQDEIFRSAFIKRNLLSSDGISECTLRSLYQQIYSLRFIERAPIDIRLLPFREVRAIGRNGERWSIAARHLGANAPETLEADVVIWASGFKPAPTPFLQPLRERLEREGEEIAVDRDYAALGKLPRNRSLFILNAIRQQRGLADPNLSLTAWRSQIVINRMLDAPRAGDVDAAFVSWAPLASARADERKNKREWA, from the coding sequence ATGAAATATCACTGCATCGGCATCGGCAGCGGGCCGTCCAATCTGAGCGTGGCTTCGCTCTTGCATGGCCAGCACGACATCAAGAGCATCTTCTTCGAACAGAAAGCGGCGTTCACCTGGCACGACGGCATGATGATTCCCGGCGCGGGGCTGCAAGTCTCCCTGTTCAAGGATCTGGTCACGCTGGCGGACCCGACCAACCGCTTTTCCTTTGTGTCCTATCTGCACCAGCACGGCAGATTGCTGCAGTTTCTCAATGCGCGCTTCGATCAGGTGTCGCGGCTGGAATTTCGCGATTATCTGAAATGGGCGGCGGAGAGCAACGGCAATATCTGCTTTGGCGAGCGGGTGCTGGAGGTCGATTTCGACGGCGGCGCCTTCGTGGTGCAGACCACGAAGCGAAGGGTGCAGGGCGACAATGTGGTTGTCGGCGTCGGCATTGTGCCGGAGGTGCCGGACTTCGCGCGCTCCTGTCTCGACGACAGCACGCATTTCCACGTCAATGAGTTCGCCGCCAAGGCCGGCGTCGCGGCGGGCAAGCGCGTGCTGGTGATAGGCGGCGGCCAGTCCGGCGCCGAGGTGGTGCTGGATTTGCTGCGCCGCGGCGGGGGCCAGGCGCCGGCGGCGCTGAGCTGGCTGTCGCGGCGGGAGAATTACTTCCCGCTCGACGATTCCCCGTTCACCAACGATCTGTATACGCCCACCCATTCCAATTATTTTTACGAGCAGGACGAAATCTTCCGCAGCGCCTTCATCAAGCGCAATCTGCTCAGCAGCGACGGCATTTCCGAATGCACCTTGCGCAGCCTCTACCAACAGATCTACTCGCTGCGCTTCATCGAACGCGCGCCTATCGACATCCGCCTGCTGCCCTTCCGCGAGGTGCGCGCCATCGGCCGGAACGGCGAGCGCTGGTCCATCGCCGCCCGCCATCTGGGCGCCAACGCGCCGGAAACGCTGGAAGCGGACGTGGTGATCTGGGCCAGCGGCTTCAAGCCGGCGCCCACGCCCTTCTTGCAGCCGCTGCGGGAGCGCCTGGAGCGCGAGGGCGAGGAAATCGCCGTCGACCGCGATTACGCGGCGCTGGGCAAGCTGCCGCGCAATCGCAGCCTGTTCATCCTGAACGCCATCCGCCAGCAGCGCGGCCTGGCCGATCCCAATCTCAGCCTGACCGCGTGGCGCAGCCAGATTGTCATCAACCGCATGCTGGACGCGCCGCGCGCCGGCGATGTCGACGCCGCCTTCGTGTCCTGGGCGCCGCTGGCCTCGGCGCGCGCGGACGAGCGCAAGAACAAGAGGGAATGGGCATGA
- a CDS encoding class I tRNA ligase family protein — translation MHIIELNEAQRSPAFGIEMASIAGLGEQEQVRLAYGVVEPGGESQPHKHDELEAFLILSGEGVIDADGRSQPVRAGSLVLFKPFEKHVLRNTGGQPLRFCDFYWRDAAKREAAAQDNGAARLKGRPVFVFSTPPTPNGDLHLGHLSGPYLGADVYVRFLRASGHEAYHLTGSDDYQSYVVGRARQENSSPQQVASHYSAAIQSTLDLMDIHLDQYTVTTRDPAYAAGLRDFFSRLVRGGAQLRSDAALFDAETGDYLYEVDVSAKCPSCGSPCGGNICEECGEPNNCVDLDAPRSRLSDATPVTGAIRRYMINLSAFKDAVEQHQRLGKVSPRLQQLAERVLARKDYWVPITHPAQWGVPPAEEVEGEQVIWVWPEMAYGFLYGIAELGGRLGKPWQADRPQPDWKIVHFFGYDNSYYHSILYPALYRMAFPDWQCDIDYNENEFYLLDGLKFSTSRRHAVWGKDILSPDSVDAVRYYLARTRGEQERTNFTLEDFHACVERTLLGQWQAWLSGLGERLRQDFQQRAPDAGNWTAAHTAYFDALSNRLASLSTHYGADGFTLNRVTEELDGLVAGALRFAKSNERIRRNPALRDEYRTAVALELATARLLAQAAGPLMPRFAQRLGRALGMEGVDVWPESVELSPPGAALDLAEQRFFTPLRRAGAAEEGRL, via the coding sequence ATGCACATCATAGAATTGAACGAAGCGCAGCGGTCGCCGGCTTTCGGCATCGAGATGGCGTCCATCGCCGGCCTGGGCGAGCAGGAGCAGGTGCGGCTGGCCTACGGCGTCGTCGAGCCCGGGGGGGAAAGCCAGCCACACAAGCACGACGAGCTGGAAGCCTTTCTGATTCTGAGCGGCGAGGGCGTCATCGACGCCGACGGCCGCTCCCAGCCGGTGCGCGCCGGCAGCCTGGTGCTGTTCAAACCGTTTGAAAAACACGTGTTGCGCAATACCGGCGGGCAGCCGCTGCGCTTCTGCGACTTCTACTGGCGGGACGCGGCCAAACGCGAGGCCGCCGCGCAGGACAACGGCGCCGCGCGTCTGAAGGGGCGGCCGGTATTCGTGTTTTCCACGCCGCCCACGCCCAACGGCGACCTGCACCTTGGCCATCTGTCCGGTCCCTATCTGGGCGCCGACGTCTATGTGCGCTTCCTGCGCGCCAGCGGACACGAGGCCTACCACCTGACCGGCAGCGACGATTACCAGAGCTATGTGGTGGGCCGCGCCCGCCAGGAAAACAGCAGTCCCCAGCAGGTGGCCAGCCATTACTCGGCGGCGATCCAGTCCACGCTGGATCTGATGGACATCCATCTCGATCAATACACCGTCACCACCCGGGACCCGGCTTACGCGGCCGGCCTGCGCGATTTCTTCTCGCGCCTGGTGCGGGGCGGCGCGCAGCTGCGTTCCGACGCGGCGCTGTTCGACGCCGAAACCGGCGATTATCTGTACGAGGTGGACGTTTCCGCCAAGTGTCCAAGCTGCGGCTCGCCCTGCGGCGGCAATATCTGCGAGGAGTGCGGCGAGCCCAACAACTGCGTGGATCTGGACGCGCCGCGTTCGCGGCTGTCGGACGCGACGCCGGTCACCGGCGCCATCCGCCGCTACATGATCAATCTGTCCGCCTTCAAGGACGCGGTGGAGCAGCATCAGCGCCTGGGCAAGGTGTCGCCGCGCTTGCAGCAATTGGCGGAGCGGGTGCTGGCGCGCAAGGACTATTGGGTGCCCATCACCCATCCGGCGCAATGGGGCGTGCCGCCGGCGGAGGAGGTCGAGGGCGAGCAGGTGATCTGGGTGTGGCCGGAAATGGCTTACGGCTTCCTGTACGGCATCGCCGAACTGGGCGGCCGGCTGGGCAAGCCCTGGCAAGCCGACCGGCCGCAGCCGGACTGGAAGATCGTCCACTTCTTCGGCTACGACAACAGCTATTACCACTCCATCCTGTACCCGGCCTTGTACCGGATGGCCTTCCCGGACTGGCAGTGCGACATCGACTACAACGAGAACGAGTTCTACCTGCTCGACGGTCTGAAGTTCTCCACCAGCCGCCGGCACGCGGTATGGGGCAAGGACATCCTGAGCCCTGACAGCGTGGACGCGGTGCGCTATTACCTGGCGCGCACGCGCGGCGAGCAGGAGCGGACCAATTTTACGCTGGAGGATTTCCATGCGTGCGTGGAGCGGACGCTCTTGGGCCAGTGGCAGGCCTGGTTGAGCGGTCTGGGCGAGCGCTTGCGGCAGGATTTCCAGCAGCGCGCGCCCGACGCCGGCAACTGGACCGCCGCTCACACCGCCTATTTCGACGCGCTGAGCAATCGGCTGGCCAGCCTGAGCACCCATTACGGCGCCGACGGTTTCACGCTCAACCGCGTGACGGAAGAGCTGGACGGGCTGGTGGCCGGCGCGCTGCGCTTCGCCAAATCGAACGAGCGCATCCGTCGGAACCCGGCGCTGCGCGACGAATACCGGACCGCGGTCGCGCTGGAGCTGGCCACGGCCCGCCTGCTGGCTCAGGCCGCCGGTCCGCTGATGCCGCGCTTCGCCCAGCGCCTGGGCCGCGCCCTGGGCATGGAAGGCGTCGACGTCTGGCCGGAAAGCGTGGAGCTGTCGCCGCCGGGCGCCGCTCTGGACTTGGCGGAGCAGCGCTTTTTCACGCCGCTGCGCCGGGCGGGCGCGGCGGAGGAAGGGCGGTTATGA
- a CDS encoding GNAT family N-acetyltransferase, whose protein sequence is MTWRNLKDLTLENERVRLRRIQIGDYAAFERIVFEPAIWEYFVARIQTPDDLGRFVEQAIQDTLNGSRIVFAIIDRQTDRIVGSTAYGNLAEGERRLEIGWSWLCRDARRTGINRAVKFELLKHAFEALECERVEFKTDVLNAGARAGLAGIGATEEGVLRSFNFMPGGRRRDVIYYSVLRQEWERVRAERFPALAAAASR, encoded by the coding sequence ATGACTTGGCGTAATTTGAAGGACCTCACCCTGGAAAACGAACGCGTGCGCTTGCGCCGGATTCAGATCGGCGATTACGCGGCGTTCGAGCGCATCGTGTTCGAGCCCGCCATCTGGGAGTACTTCGTCGCCCGCATCCAGACGCCGGACGATCTGGGCCGCTTCGTCGAGCAGGCGATACAGGACACGCTCAACGGCAGCCGCATCGTGTTCGCCATCATCGACCGCCAAACGGACCGCATCGTCGGCAGCACCGCTTACGGCAATCTCGCCGAGGGCGAGCGCCGCCTGGAGATAGGCTGGTCCTGGCTGTGCCGGGACGCGCGGCGCACCGGCATCAACCGCGCGGTCAAGTTCGAACTGCTCAAGCACGCGTTCGAAGCGCTGGAATGCGAGCGCGTGGAGTTCAAGACTGATGTGCTGAACGCCGGCGCGCGCGCGGGCCTGGCCGGCATCGGCGCGACGGAGGAAGGCGTGCTGCGCAGCTTCAACTTCATGCCCGGCGGCCGTCGCCGCGATGTGATCTATTACAGCGTGCTGCGCCAGGAATGGGAGCGGGTCCGCGCCGAACGCTTCCCGGCGCTGGCCGCCGCGGCAAGCCGTTGA
- a CDS encoding AMP-binding protein has protein sequence MSGLRSQAPRGPDVDLVNAIALRGCDDERHVIRFRQDGAVQAWTLAELDRKAARVARRLHALGLRPRDRVGVLSRNRIEFVLLDLAVLKLGAVTAGFEAGRFEPARIVDLYGLKALFAEGVDRSGAVFDIAEVQAWAERAEADATERPLHAGYDPADVLAIKFTSGSTGAPKGLEATVASVNSSINEVQAMFGHGDGDNLLVFLRLALLQQRYWIYSALAFGHDLTLSDLDQALDMAKACQPTVVMGVPGFYEALRASLSQRHGDADPAARGAQIQAALGGRVRYLWTGSAPASRTVLEFFNHAGVPLYEGYGSNEACIVAKNHPGAFRLGSVGKVLPNKSIRFDQDGVLIVASRHPVNCRYTWCDPGVSEKSFLPSAEVKTWDLGHVDEDGFLYIHGRVDDVLTMASGRNVLARPLEEGLRRHPDVHECVLYGTGKPFITAILSPALAGADAEALRRHIRALNEDVFQEARILAALIVDEPFSIENGLLTSQFKPKRKMIHQRYMAQLDDIYAHHARTPEAFSADAAYVRDGRAPQPSF, from the coding sequence ATGAGCGGACTGAGGTCTCAAGCGCCGCGCGGCCCGGACGTCGATCTGGTCAACGCCATCGCGCTGCGCGGATGCGATGACGAGCGACATGTGATCCGCTTCCGGCAAGACGGCGCCGTGCAGGCCTGGACGCTGGCCGAGCTGGACCGCAAGGCGGCGCGCGTGGCCCGGCGCTTGCATGCGCTGGGCCTGCGTCCGCGCGACCGGGTGGGCGTTTTATCGCGCAATCGGATCGAATTCGTGCTGCTGGATCTGGCCGTCCTGAAACTGGGGGCGGTGACCGCGGGCTTCGAGGCCGGGCGTTTCGAGCCGGCGCGCATCGTGGACCTTTACGGCTTGAAAGCCTTGTTCGCCGAGGGCGTGGACCGCTCGGGCGCGGTGTTCGACATCGCCGAAGTCCAGGCCTGGGCCGAGCGCGCCGAGGCGGACGCGACGGAGCGGCCTCTGCACGCCGGCTATGACCCGGCCGACGTGCTGGCGATCAAATTCACCTCGGGCAGCACCGGCGCGCCCAAGGGCCTGGAAGCCACCGTCGCCAGCGTCAACAGTTCCATCAATGAAGTGCAGGCGATGTTCGGGCATGGGGACGGCGACAATCTGCTGGTGTTCCTGCGGCTGGCCTTGCTGCAGCAACGCTACTGGATTTATTCGGCGCTGGCGTTTGGACACGACCTCACGCTTTCCGATCTGGATCAGGCGCTGGACATGGCCAAGGCCTGCCAGCCCACCGTCGTCATGGGCGTGCCGGGTTTTTACGAAGCCTTGCGCGCCAGCCTGTCGCAGCGGCACGGGGACGCCGATCCCGCCGCCCGCGGCGCGCAGATACAGGCCGCGCTCGGCGGGCGCGTCCGTTATCTGTGGACCGGCTCCGCCCCGGCCAGCCGGACGGTGCTGGAATTCTTCAACCATGCCGGCGTGCCGCTATACGAGGGATACGGCAGCAACGAGGCCTGCATCGTCGCCAAGAACCATCCCGGCGCCTTCCGCCTGGGCAGCGTGGGCAAGGTGCTGCCCAACAAGTCCATCCGTTTCGACCAGGACGGCGTCTTGATCGTGGCCAGCCGCCATCCGGTCAACTGCCGCTATACCTGGTGCGATCCCGGCGTCAGCGAAAAAAGCTTCCTGCCCAGCGCCGAGGTCAAGACCTGGGATCTGGGCCATGTGGACGAGGACGGTTTCCTGTACATCCACGGCCGCGTGGACGACGTCTTGACCATGGCCAGCGGCCGCAACGTGCTGGCGAGGCCGCTGGAAGAGGGCTTGCGCCGGCACCCGGACGTGCACGAATGCGTGTTGTACGGCACCGGCAAGCCCTTCATCACGGCCATCCTGTCCCCGGCCTTGGCCGGGGCGGACGCCGAGGCTTTGCGCCGGCATATCCGGGCGCTGAACGAGGATGTTTTCCAGGAGGCGCGCATCCTGGCGGCGCTCATCGTCGATGAGCCGTTTTCCATCGAGAACGGCCTGCTGACTTCTCAATTCAAGCCCAAGCGCAAAATGATTCATCAGCGCTATATGGCGCAGCTGGACGACATCTATGCGCACCACGCGCGGACGCCGGAAGCGTTTTCGGCGGACGCGGCGTATGTGCGGGATGGCCGGGCGCCGCAGCCTTCTTTCTGA